In a genomic window of Syntrophorhabdaceae bacterium:
- the cimA gene encoding citramalate synthase — translation MRVEFYDTTLRDGAQSEDISFSLTDKLRITEKLDDFGIHFIEGGWPGSNPKDLNYFKEVKHLTLKNAKITAFSMTMKAQGRPEDDEVVRAVLEADTEYVTIVGKSWDLHVRDALKVSLDTNLRMIDGTIRYLKGQGKTVFFDAEHFFDGYRRNQAYAMKVLAAAHEAGADVLVLCDTNGGTMPFEIFSAVEKVGEVTGAVLGIHTHNDTEMAVANTLMAVQAGCVHVQGTINGYGERCGNANLCSIMAGVILKMGHTGIEKEKLKRLRELSLFVDEMANFIPDKHRPYVGESAFAHKGGIHVSAVRRNSETYEHIVPALVGNVQRVLISDLSGESSILYKAKEFNIDIGKDKKLAREVVKKVKDLEMFGYQFEGAEGSLELLIKKSLGIHKKYFDLIGFRIIVEKKERNHPVCEATILVKVHDRVEHTAALGTGPVNALDNALRKALCKIYPVLEEMELVDYKVRVLSTKDGTGAPTRVLIESSDGKRTWGTVGVSENIIEASWQALVDSIDYKLLIEEERVR, via the coding sequence GTGAGGGTCGAGTTTTACGACACCACCTTGAGGGACGGAGCCCAATCAGAAGATATCTCCTTCTCCCTTACCGATAAATTGAGAATTACCGAGAAGCTCGACGACTTCGGAATACATTTCATCGAAGGCGGCTGGCCGGGCTCGAATCCGAAAGACCTCAACTATTTCAAAGAAGTGAAACACCTTACCCTAAAGAACGCAAAGATCACCGCCTTCAGTATGACTATGAAAGCTCAAGGGAGGCCGGAGGACGATGAGGTCGTGCGGGCGGTACTGGAAGCCGATACCGAATATGTCACAATCGTAGGCAAGAGCTGGGACCTCCACGTGAGGGACGCATTGAAGGTGAGCCTCGATACGAATCTCAGGATGATAGACGGAACGATCCGTTATCTCAAAGGACAGGGCAAGACGGTCTTTTTCGATGCTGAGCATTTTTTCGACGGGTACAGGAGGAACCAGGCCTATGCGATGAAAGTGCTTGCGGCCGCCCATGAAGCGGGGGCTGACGTCCTGGTCCTTTGCGATACCAACGGCGGGACCATGCCCTTTGAAATCTTTTCTGCTGTTGAGAAAGTGGGCGAGGTTACAGGGGCTGTTCTCGGGATCCATACCCATAACGATACGGAAATGGCGGTGGCCAATACGCTCATGGCGGTGCAGGCCGGATGTGTTCACGTACAGGGCACCATAAATGGGTACGGTGAGAGATGCGGTAACGCGAATCTCTGCTCCATTATGGCGGGCGTGATCCTCAAGATGGGCCACACCGGAATAGAGAAAGAGAAGCTGAAGAGACTGAGGGAGCTGAGCCTTTTTGTCGATGAGATGGCCAATTTCATCCCCGATAAACACAGGCCCTATGTGGGAGAGAGCGCCTTTGCCCATAAAGGCGGGATTCACGTCAGCGCGGTGCGCAGGAACTCCGAAACCTACGAGCATATCGTACCGGCCCTCGTGGGTAACGTGCAGCGGGTCCTTATCTCCGATCTGTCAGGAGAGAGCAGCATCCTCTATAAGGCGAAAGAGTTCAATATCGACATCGGAAAGGACAAAAAACTTGCAAGAGAGGTAGTGAAGAAAGTAAAAGACCTCGAGATGTTCGGCTATCAATTCGAAGGCGCCGAGGGATCCCTCGAGCTTCTTATCAAAAAAAGCCTGGGGATTCATAAGAAATATTTCGATCTCATAGGCTTTCGCATTATAGTGGAGAAGAAGGAGCGTAACCATCCTGTATGTGAGGCCACCATACTCGTAAAGGTGCACGACAGGGTCGAGCATACCGCCGCCCTGGGAACGGGCCCCGTAAATGCCCTTGATAACGCACTGAGAAAAGCCCTTTGCAAAATTTACCCGGTTCTGGAAGAGATGGAGCTGGTCGATTACAAGGTAAGGGTCCTGTCGACGAAGGACGGCACCGGAGCGCCCACCAGGGTCCTCATAGAGAGCAGCGACGGAAAGCGCACCTGGGGAACAGTGGGGGTGTCGGAGAACATTATCGAGGCGAGCTGGCAGGCACTGGTGGACAGTATCGACTATAAACTGCTCATCGAAGAGGAGAGAGTCAGGTGA
- a CDS encoding aspartate kinase: MLVVQKYGGTSVKDVERIRNVALRAIEYKKRGNDMVIVVSAMSGETDRLLTLAHQIAKFPDEREVDVLISTGEQVTSALLAVTLKEMGYDAVSVLGSQIPILTDSSFGKARIEKLEDVRIFGELKEGKIVVVPGFQGVDEDGNITTLGRGGSDTTAVALAAGLKADLCEIYTDVDGVYTTDPNICEKAQRLDRISYDEMLEMAGLGAKVLQIRSVELAQKYNVPLMVKSSLVEGIGTLVCEEGTMSMEKVVISGVTYSKNEAKITVSSVPDKPGIAAEIFTALSDANIVVDVIVQNVSHGSLTDITFTTARADAKKAYKLMEEKAAQVGALQVTMDDSIAKISIVGRGMISHAGIASKMFAVLAKEGINIEAITTSEIKVSCVIESKYGELAVRALHTAFGLDAEDVQEEK, translated from the coding sequence ATGTTAGTCGTGCAGAAATATGGCGGAACTTCCGTAAAGGATGTTGAGCGGATTCGTAATGTTGCACTGAGGGCCATAGAGTACAAAAAACGTGGCAACGATATGGTGATAGTGGTTTCAGCTATGTCGGGAGAGACGGACCGGCTTCTCACCCTTGCCCACCAGATCGCCAAATTTCCGGATGAGCGGGAGGTCGATGTCCTCATATCGACAGGCGAGCAGGTAACATCCGCTTTGCTCGCGGTTACGCTCAAGGAGATGGGATATGATGCCGTCTCTGTCCTGGGTTCTCAAATCCCGATTCTTACCGATTCCAGTTTCGGAAAAGCACGGATAGAAAAGCTGGAAGACGTGAGGATATTCGGTGAGCTGAAAGAAGGAAAAATTGTGGTGGTCCCCGGGTTTCAGGGGGTGGATGAGGACGGCAATATCACGACCCTCGGCAGGGGAGGCTCAGACACGACTGCCGTTGCCCTGGCAGCGGGCCTTAAGGCAGACCTTTGCGAAATATATACGGACGTGGACGGCGTCTATACCACGGACCCAAATATCTGTGAAAAAGCGCAAAGGCTCGATAGAATTTCTTATGACGAGATGTTGGAGATGGCCGGCCTGGGGGCGAAAGTGCTCCAGATACGGTCGGTCGAGCTCGCACAAAAATATAATGTCCCCCTTATGGTAAAATCTTCTCTTGTGGAGGGAATAGGGACACTCGTATGTGAGGAGGGAACGATGTCAATGGAGAAGGTCGTAATATCCGGAGTAACATACAGCAAGAATGAGGCAAAGATCACGGTGAGCTCTGTTCCCGACAAACCGGGCATAGCCGCAGAGATCTTCACCGCTCTTTCCGATGCCAATATCGTCGTCGACGTGATCGTGCAGAACGTAAGCCATGGGAGCCTGACGGACATTACCTTTACCACGGCAAGGGCCGATGCGAAGAAGGCTTATAAGCTCATGGAAGAAAAGGCGGCCCAGGTGGGCGCACTACAGGTGACCATGGACGACAGCATCGCCAAAATAAGCATCGTGGGCAGGGGCATGATATCCCACGCGGGCATCGCGTCGAAGATGTTTGCCGTTCTTGCAAAAGAAGGCATTAATATTGAAGCCATCACTACCTCCGAAATCAAGGTTTCCTGCGTGATCGAGAGCAAGTATGGTGAGCTCGCGGTGCGGGCGCTGCATACGGCCTTCGGATTGGATGCAGAGGACGTGCAGGAGGAGAAGTGA
- the tsaE gene encoding tRNA (adenosine(37)-N6)-threonylcarbamoyltransferase complex ATPase subunit type 1 TsaE has protein sequence MERIEFTSRSASDTWDIGEHIGRHARRGDCFALYGDLGAGKTQLVKGLARGLGVPDWLYVVSPSFTLMNLYEGSCTLCHVDLYRIDGAEADDLDMAAYRETGVVVVEWAGRSRWSEETIKIYIECPGDEDRIIRLEVEDVSRAEIWRNFRKGC, from the coding sequence GTGGAGCGGATAGAATTTACATCGAGAAGTGCCTCTGATACATGGGATATCGGCGAGCATATCGGGAGGCACGCTCGCAGAGGCGACTGCTTTGCCCTCTATGGCGATCTCGGCGCAGGCAAGACGCAATTAGTGAAAGGCCTTGCCCGGGGACTGGGGGTCCCGGATTGGCTTTATGTAGTGAGTCCGTCCTTTACCCTTATGAATCTCTATGAAGGCTCCTGTACGCTTTGCCACGTCGATCTGTACAGGATCGATGGAGCCGAGGCGGACGATCTCGACATGGCCGCCTACCGGGAAACGGGTGTCGTGGTAGTGGAGTGGGCCGGGAGGAGCAGGTGGTCCGAAGAGACGATAAAGATTTATATAGAATGCCCCGGAGATGAAGACCGAATAATCAGATTGGAGGTAGAGGATGTTAGTCGTGCAGAAATATGGCGGAACTTCCGTAAAGGATGTTGA
- a CDS encoding NAD(P)H-hydrate dehydratase — protein MNVLSPERMAKYDAYAIKSWGIPSSVLMENAGRSTYRLVKERYLRAGNKVAVVCGRGNNGGDGFVIARYALRDGFPVKVLLVGPQAGLKGDAELNMRLYKSLGGEIVEVRDGSLHSPEQDLEESDIIIDAIFGTGLSKAVSGIEAMAIEAINSSGKPVVAVDIPSGIDGRSGAPLGVAVKAIHTFTYGYLKLGQLFYPGATHAGRITVIDISLPVHGEAKLGVDAQMVDGEMLRSFFRTRAPWSHKGTFGHAAVIAGSSGKTGAAAMTSLAALRIGAGLVSLVIPESLNAIMEVKLTEAMTYPVPDEGTGHLGLSSYDRITEFVRDKDVIVIGPGLSQHEETSEVVRRLYVETDKPFVVDADGINAFIGHEDLISEAGRDAVFTPHPGELGRIMGLSPAEINGDRMTAGKKFLEKTGVTLVLKGARTMVFDKDGEVFIIPTGNQALAKGGSGDILTGFIGGCAAQGYSLRESALLGAYLHGYLADRHVEGSSDMDLLAGDLLHGVGKALRDIQGGADRIYIEKCL, from the coding sequence ATGAATGTGCTCTCTCCTGAAAGAATGGCGAAATACGATGCATACGCGATCAAGAGTTGGGGAATACCGTCCTCCGTCCTCATGGAGAACGCCGGGCGCTCCACCTATCGACTCGTGAAGGAACGCTACCTCCGAGCGGGAAACAAGGTGGCGGTAGTGTGCGGAAGGGGCAACAACGGCGGTGACGGATTTGTAATCGCCCGTTATGCATTGAGAGACGGCTTTCCCGTGAAAGTCCTCCTTGTGGGACCGCAGGCCGGTCTTAAAGGGGACGCCGAGCTTAACATGAGGCTTTATAAGTCACTTGGGGGAGAGATCGTGGAGGTGCGAGACGGTTCTCTTCACTCCCCGGAGCAGGATCTTGAAGAGTCGGATATCATCATCGATGCGATTTTCGGCACCGGTCTCTCCAAGGCAGTCAGCGGGATCGAGGCTATGGCCATAGAGGCCATAAACTCTTCGGGGAAACCTGTAGTGGCCGTCGATATCCCATCGGGGATCGACGGGAGGAGCGGAGCGCCTTTGGGCGTTGCAGTGAAAGCAATCCACACGTTTACTTACGGTTATCTCAAACTGGGGCAACTCTTCTATCCCGGTGCAACTCATGCGGGCAGGATTACGGTTATCGATATTTCCCTGCCGGTTCACGGCGAAGCAAAGCTCGGTGTAGACGCCCAAATGGTCGACGGGGAGATGTTGAGGAGCTTCTTCAGGACCAGGGCACCCTGGTCGCACAAAGGGACCTTCGGCCATGCAGCGGTGATCGCAGGCTCGTCCGGAAAGACAGGTGCTGCCGCCATGACATCCCTCGCTGCCCTCAGGATAGGCGCGGGCCTCGTCTCTCTCGTAATTCCTGAATCCCTTAACGCCATAATGGAAGTGAAGCTTACCGAGGCGATGACCTACCCGGTCCCCGACGAAGGAACGGGACACCTCGGTCTTTCTTCCTATGACCGGATAACCGAATTCGTGCGTGATAAGGATGTAATCGTCATCGGTCCCGGACTTTCACAACACGAGGAGACCTCGGAGGTGGTGAGGAGGCTCTACGTGGAGACGGATAAGCCGTTTGTAGTCGATGCGGACGGCATAAATGCCTTTATAGGCCATGAAGACCTTATAAGTGAGGCGGGGAGGGACGCGGTATTCACCCCCCATCCGGGAGAGCTGGGACGCATCATGGGCCTCAGTCCTGCTGAAATAAACGGGGACCGGATGACTGCCGGGAAGAAGTTTCTGGAAAAAACGGGAGTTACCCTCGTACTTAAGGGTGCGAGGACCATGGTTTTCGATAAGGACGGAGAGGTGTTCATTATCCCTACGGGCAATCAAGCCTTGGCAAAAGGCGGAAGTGGTGATATACTAACTGGTTTCATCGGAGGATGTGCGGCCCAGGGGTATTCATTGCGGGAATCCGCTCTTTTGGGAGCTTACCTGCATGGTTATCTGGCGGACCGCCACGTGGAAGGGTCGAGCGATATGGATCTTCTGGCGGGCGACCTCCTTCACGGGGTCGGCAAAGCTTTAAGGGATATACAAGGTGGAGCGGATAGAATTTACATCGAGAAGTGCCTCTGA
- the acpS gene encoding holo-ACP synthase, with protein sequence MVGVDIVEVSRIAAAVERYGEHFLRKIFTEEEVAYARRKKNIYQSLAGRFAAKEAFMKARGRGLPWREIAVHETGGRPFIMFQGQKYEGISISHEKAYAVSVVIL encoded by the coding sequence ATGGTGGGCGTCGATATCGTGGAAGTATCGAGAATAGCTGCTGCCGTGGAACGGTACGGGGAGCACTTCCTCAGGAAAATTTTTACCGAAGAGGAAGTTGCCTATGCAAGGAGAAAGAAAAACATCTATCAGTCCCTCGCGGGCAGGTTTGCGGCGAAAGAGGCCTTCATGAAAGCCCGGGGAAGAGGGCTTCCATGGAGAGAGATCGCGGTCCATGAAACCGGGGGCAGGCCTTTTATAATGTTTCAGGGCCAAAAATATGAAGGAATCAGTATCTCCCATGAAAAGGCATATGCCGTCTCTGTAGTAATCCTATGA
- a CDS encoding pyridoxine 5'-phosphate synthase — MPELMVNIDHVATLREARGTSYPDPVHAAGIAEMAGASGIIIHLREDRRHIKDRDLTILRSVIKTRLNLEMAATDEMVEIARQVLPDMVTLVPEKREELTTEGGLDAKGLSGKLGRAIDSIKEKGIKVSLFIDPEEEQIGAASSLGADMIEIHTGAYSDAPDEYLRREELHKVMRAARKGKELGMGVNGGHGLHYHNVKEIAAIPAIDELSIGHAIIARAIFVGLDRAIRDMISLIRQ, encoded by the coding sequence ATGCCTGAGCTCATGGTAAACATCGATCATGTGGCGACTTTAAGAGAAGCCCGCGGCACATCCTACCCGGACCCGGTCCATGCGGCGGGTATCGCGGAGATGGCCGGAGCTTCCGGGATCATCATCCATCTGAGAGAGGACAGGCGTCATATAAAAGACCGGGATCTGACGATCTTAAGGAGCGTGATAAAGACCAGGTTGAATCTTGAAATGGCGGCAACCGACGAAATGGTCGAGATTGCGCGGCAGGTGTTGCCCGACATGGTCACCCTCGTCCCGGAGAAGAGGGAGGAGCTGACCACTGAAGGCGGCCTCGATGCGAAGGGACTTTCCGGAAAACTGGGGAGGGCGATCGATTCAATAAAAGAAAAGGGTATAAAGGTCAGCCTCTTTATCGACCCCGAAGAGGAACAGATAGGGGCCGCAAGTTCATTGGGCGCGGACATGATCGAGATACACACAGGCGCTTACAGTGATGCACCCGACGAATACCTGAGGCGGGAGGAGCTCCACAAAGTCATGCGCGCCGCACGCAAAGGTAAAGAGCTCGGCATGGGAGTCAACGGCGGCCATGGTCTCCATTATCATAATGTAAAGGAGATCGCCGCCATACCCGCCATCGATGAACTAAGCATCGGTCACGCCATAATCGCACGGGCCATTTTCGTGGGTCTCGACCGCGCGATACGCGACATGATCAGCCTTATCAGACAATGA
- the glmM gene encoding phosphoglucosamine mutase: protein MERRLFGTDGIRGIANVHPMTSEMALKLGRAVSYIFKERHGRGRIVVGKDTRLSGYMLETAIASGICSMGLDVWLVGPLPTPGIAFITSSMRADAGIVISASHNPYQDNGIKIFSGDGFKLPDELEYEIEKMMTDGTLDTLRPTANEVGKAHRIDDAVGRYIVFLKNVFPQDYSLDGLKIVVDCAHGAAYKVAPSVFEELGAHVVAVGVDPDGENINKDCGSLYPELLREMVIAHNAHIGIGLDGDADRVIFVDERGRVIDGDGAMVIIGKDLKRKGALKKNTVVATIASNMGVETCLRSEGVRLLRTNVGDRYVLEAMLKEGLNLGGEKSGHIVFLDHNSTGDGMVTALKMLSVMIEKEQSLGDLLAGFEEFPQIEKNVKVLRKTPVEDCPRLTSVIESVKEKLGEDGRVVVRYSGTEMKLRVMVEGIDKDLVTGFGEEIAESARQELGGE from the coding sequence ATGGAGAGGAGACTTTTCGGCACCGATGGTATACGGGGGATTGCCAATGTACACCCTATGACATCGGAAATGGCCCTGAAGCTGGGCCGCGCGGTATCTTATATCTTTAAAGAACGCCACGGAAGGGGCAGAATTGTGGTGGGGAAGGATACAAGGCTCTCGGGATATATGCTGGAGACGGCCATTGCCTCGGGCATCTGCTCGATGGGTCTTGACGTATGGCTCGTAGGACCCCTCCCCACGCCCGGGATCGCCTTTATCACGAGCAGCATGAGAGCGGATGCGGGCATTGTAATCTCGGCATCTCACAACCCTTACCAGGATAACGGAATAAAAATCTTCTCCGGAGATGGATTCAAACTCCCTGACGAACTCGAATATGAGATCGAGAAGATGATGACCGACGGTACCCTCGATACCCTTCGGCCCACGGCCAATGAGGTTGGGAAGGCTCACAGGATCGACGATGCAGTGGGGAGATATATCGTCTTCCTTAAGAATGTTTTTCCTCAGGATTATTCCCTCGACGGACTAAAAATTGTAGTCGACTGCGCTCACGGGGCCGCATACAAAGTTGCACCGAGTGTATTCGAGGAATTGGGCGCCCACGTCGTAGCGGTAGGGGTTGACCCGGACGGCGAGAACATCAATAAAGATTGCGGAAGCCTCTATCCGGAGCTTCTCAGGGAGATGGTGATCGCCCATAACGCCCATATCGGGATCGGTCTTGACGGAGATGCCGACAGGGTTATTTTTGTGGATGAAAGGGGCCGGGTCATAGACGGGGACGGAGCTATGGTCATTATAGGCAAAGACCTCAAACGGAAGGGAGCGTTAAAAAAGAATACGGTAGTGGCGACCATAGCGAGTAACATGGGTGTCGAGACGTGTCTTAGATCGGAGGGCGTGCGTCTCCTCAGGACAAATGTGGGTGACCGGTATGTTCTGGAGGCCATGCTGAAGGAAGGCCTGAATCTCGGGGGAGAGAAATCGGGTCATATCGTATTCCTTGACCATAATTCGACTGGAGACGGTATGGTGACGGCGCTTAAAATGCTGAGTGTCATGATCGAAAAAGAGCAGAGTCTCGGCGACCTCCTCGCGGGATTCGAGGAATTTCCCCAGATAGAAAAAAATGTGAAGGTGCTCCGGAAGACGCCGGTAGAAGATTGCCCACGCCTCACGAGTGTCATCGAGTCAGTCAAAGAAAAGCTCGGAGAAGACGGCAGGGTGGTGGTGCGGTACTCTGGCACGGAAATGAAGCTCAGGGTCATGGTCGAAGGGATCGACAAGGACCTTGTCACCGGTTTCGGAGAGGAGATAGCGGAGTCGGCACGGCAAGAGCTCGGAGGAGAATGA
- a CDS encoding CdaR family protein, with the protein MRLVKDYILKDLKLKALSVILAGMLWFAISYIGESKMTVSVPVIVEYLGKGLLISKMDSDAVLVTIGGPISILKNLRARDIRLKINLSGAREGSQVLSLDKGSVTVPKGVKVEEVKPDYLAINIDKAVEKKLRVIVKLDEKWVHLYDVKSCYPAYVLVEGAGQELSKAREIETVPVEGEFSRKEEEMDVPLSAKGMDIRKMNPETVRVRIRRK; encoded by the coding sequence ATGAGATTGGTTAAGGATTATATTCTCAAGGACCTGAAACTCAAGGCGCTGTCGGTCATTCTGGCGGGCATGCTCTGGTTCGCAATATCTTACATAGGGGAATCGAAGATGACCGTATCGGTCCCCGTGATCGTGGAATACCTGGGGAAAGGGCTATTGATCAGCAAGATGGACTCCGATGCGGTGCTCGTTACGATAGGCGGACCCATTTCCATACTCAAAAACTTGAGGGCCCGCGACATAAGGCTTAAAATAAACCTGTCGGGAGCAAGGGAGGGGTCGCAGGTCCTTTCCCTCGATAAGGGGAGCGTGACCGTACCCAAGGGAGTCAAGGTCGAAGAGGTAAAACCCGATTACCTGGCTATCAATATCGATAAAGCTGTGGAGAAGAAGCTCAGGGTTATTGTAAAATTAGACGAGAAGTGGGTCCACCTCTACGACGTGAAGTCATGCTATCCTGCTTACGTGCTGGTGGAGGGGGCCGGGCAAGAGCTGTCGAAGGCGCGTGAAATAGAGACGGTTCCGGTGGAAGGGGAATTCTCTCGAAAAGAAGAGGAAATGGATGTGCCTTTGTCGGCAAAGGGGATGGATATTAGAAAAATGAATCCCGAGACGGTGAGGGTCCGCATAAGGAGGAAGTGA
- the cdaA gene encoding diadenylate cyclase CdaA, translating to MITAFRWQDVFDILIVAFIIYRTFLLVKGTRASQLIVGVIIIVFVFYLSKKLELFALGWILNNFVSSLILVIVVVFQNEIRRVLLALGRSPFFKKITYVEETLFFDELSNACVALAKKKTGALIVIEREVGLEEFMEIGVRLDAEVNTELILSIFQYSSPLHDGAMIIREGRIRAASCILPLTMKDTIDKQLGTRHRAAIGITEVTDAVTLAVSEEKGRISYAFKGEFHWDMDGETLKKVLRELLR from the coding sequence ATGATAACGGCTTTCCGATGGCAGGACGTCTTCGATATATTGATCGTAGCCTTCATCATCTATCGCACCTTTCTCCTCGTGAAAGGGACCAGGGCGAGCCAGCTTATTGTCGGCGTCATCATAATAGTATTCGTATTTTACCTTTCCAAAAAGCTTGAACTCTTTGCCCTCGGGTGGATTCTCAATAATTTCGTAAGCTCCCTTATTCTCGTAATTGTCGTGGTATTTCAAAATGAGATCAGGAGGGTGCTCCTCGCCCTGGGAAGGAGCCCCTTTTTCAAAAAGATTACCTATGTGGAGGAGACCCTGTTTTTTGATGAGCTGTCAAACGCATGTGTTGCCCTTGCGAAAAAAAAGACGGGAGCGCTCATAGTGATCGAGCGTGAGGTGGGGCTCGAAGAATTTATGGAAATAGGCGTCCGTCTGGACGCTGAGGTAAACACGGAGCTCATATTGAGTATTTTTCAATATTCCTCTCCCCTTCACGACGGTGCAATGATCATCAGGGAAGGGAGAATAAGGGCGGCGAGCTGTATCCTCCCCCTTACCATGAAGGATACGATAGACAAGCAGTTAGGCACCCGCCACAGGGCCGCCATAGGCATCACCGAAGTGACCGATGCGGTTACATTGGCCGTGTCCGAGGAGAAGGGGAGGATCTCTTACGCCTTTAAGGGTGAATTTCATTGGGATATGGACGGGGAGACCCTCAAAAAGGTGCTCAGGGAGCTTCTGAGATGA
- the folP gene encoding dihydropteroate synthase: MKRKLLCKNRPLVMGVLNVTPDSFSDGGRFLDPHTAVQHALHMVEEGADIIDVGGESTRPFSSRTGVDEELTRVIPVIEQIRSRSDVMISVDTYKAKVAEEAFRAGADMVNDISALMFDPSMAETVSSLGMYVVLMHIKGTPENMQSDPVYEDVIAEVTEFLRERTSFALSCGIEEERIILDPGIGFGKRVEDNLRILKELRRFRELGRPLLVGTSMKTFIGKVTDTPVEGRLEGTLASVALSLWNGADIVRVHEVGKTRKVALLVDAVLKS, from the coding sequence ATGAAGAGGAAGTTGCTATGTAAAAACAGGCCTCTCGTAATGGGAGTGCTGAATGTTACACCCGACTCCTTTTCAGACGGGGGGAGATTTCTCGATCCCCATACCGCAGTGCAGCATGCCCTTCATATGGTCGAAGAAGGCGCCGACATCATCGACGTGGGAGGGGAGTCCACGAGGCCCTTTTCGAGCCGTACCGGCGTAGACGAAGAACTCACACGGGTAATTCCCGTTATCGAACAAATCCGTTCCCGCTCCGATGTGATGATATCTGTAGATACTTATAAAGCAAAGGTTGCCGAAGAGGCTTTTCGGGCAGGGGCTGACATGGTGAATGACATAAGCGCTCTCATGTTCGATCCGTCTATGGCCGAGACGGTGAGCAGCCTTGGAATGTACGTGGTCCTGATGCACATAAAGGGGACTCCGGAGAATATGCAAAGCGATCCTGTCTATGAAGATGTAATCGCCGAAGTGACCGAGTTCCTGCGGGAAAGGACGTCCTTCGCCCTGAGTTGCGGGATTGAAGAAGAGCGTATCATCCTTGACCCGGGTATCGGATTCGGGAAACGGGTGGAAGACAATTTGCGGATCCTGAAGGAGCTTCGCCGGTTCAGGGAATTAGGCCGACCTCTTCTCGTAGGCACCTCCATGAAAACCTTTATAGGAAAAGTCACCGATACGCCCGTTGAAGGGAGACTTGAAGGGACGTTGGCCAGTGTAGCCCTCTCTTTGTGGAATGGCGCCGATATCGTGAGGGTCCATGAGGTGGGAAAGACACGTAAGGTCGCCCTGCTCGTAGACGCCGTCCTGAAGTCATGA